Proteins from one Canis lupus familiaris isolate Mischka breed German Shepherd chromosome 26, alternate assembly UU_Cfam_GSD_1.0, whole genome shotgun sequence genomic window:
- the DGCR6L gene encoding protein DGCR6L: protein MERYPGALDEAVDGARQQERHYQLLSALQSLVKELPSSFQQRLSYTTLSDLALALLDGTVFEIVQGLLEIQHLTEKSLYNQRLRLQNEHRVLRQALRQKHQEAQQACRPHNLPVLQAAQQRELEAVEHRIREEQRAMDQKIVLELDRKVADQQSTLEKAGVAGFYVTTNPQELTLQMNLLELIRKLQQRGCQAGKTAL, encoded by the exons ATGGAGCGCTACCCGGGCGCCTTGGACGAGGCTGTGGATGGGGCCCGGCAGCAGGAGCGGCACTACCAGCTGCTGTCCGCGCTGCAGAGCCTAGTGAAAGAGCTGCCCAG CTCGTTCCAGCAGCGCCTGTCCTACACGACGCTCAGCGACCTGGCCCTGGCGCTCCTGGACGGGACCGTGTTCGAGATCGTGCAGGGGCTGCTGGAGATCCAGCACCTCACCGAGAAGAGCCTGTACAACCAGCGCCTGCGGCTGCAGAACGAGCACCGAg TGCTCAGGCAGGCGCTGCGACAGAAGCACCAGGAAGCCCAGCAGGCCTGCCGACCCCACAACTTGCCCGTGCTCCAGGCAGCTCAGCAGCGTGAGCTGGAG GCTGTGGAGCACCGAATCCGTGAGGAGCAGCGGGCAATGGACCAGAAGATTGTCCTAGAGCTGGACCGGAAGGTAGCAGACCAGCAGAGCACACTGGAGAAGGCAGGGGTTGCTGGCTTCTATGTGACCACCAACCCACAG GAGCTGACACTGCAGATGAACCTGTTGGAACTCATCAGGAAGCTGCAACAGAGGGGCTGCCAGGCGGGCAAGACAGCCTTGTGA